The following nucleotide sequence is from Corylus avellana chromosome ca7, CavTom2PMs-1.0.
TTTGCTTCTACGAGATAACCAAGGTCTGGTCAGCCGCGGTGGACAAAAAGCTCAATCacgcaatattttttttttttttttgctaaaatagaaataataataataatattcaaacacatgcatataaaTATCCTACCTCTCAATTCTCAAAGACgtaacaaaaacttaaaaagaaattatctttttatattttcagcaTATTTTCTCTCGATGCTAAAAAGTTTATCTGGATTAGATTTTTCTgtttatttacctttttttaattCTAGTATATTTGTTGCGCgtagttataaaaaataaaaataacataacaaaaCATTCACTACacgtaataataataataataataataaaagattattgacttggttaaataaaattaaacctTCTCCATAGGACCATATCCTTCTGAttttcctctccctctccctctctctctatatatatatatatagaaagaaaagTCTTCTCTTTACAACAACTACAGAAGTTTGATATTGCTCAAGAAGGatccacagagagagagagagagagagagagggaatgGCCGGACTGCAAAGATCTGCAGTTTCATTCAGGAGACAAGGCTCGTCGGGATTTGTGTGGGACGACAGATTCTTGACGGAGGAGCTGAACAAAGTGAACAAGAAGGAAGACCAAGAAGAAGGACAACAACAAGCGCAAAAAGAGCAAGAGAAGCTGGATATCAAAGAGGTGAAGGCACCAAACACCATCGAGCGCAGCCGATCCAACGGCGGAGCACGCGGCTACCGCACCGGAAAGGTGTCTCCGGCGATCGAGCCGCCTTCCCCGAAGGTCTCCGCTTGTGGGTTTTGCAGCGCCTTCGGAAAGCCGCCGAAAAAGGGTGGTCGGAGGACAAACGCTGGTAAGCTTAGATCGCGGTAGAGTTTCGCGTTTTCCGGTGATCGGAGGTGGGATATTCCGGTGGTCATGGGGTTATATAGGCTTCTCTCCTACTACGTATTGATTATCATGTCGTAgattctttctttgttcttcGGTAGAGGGATCATTAAGTTCATCTCTATAAATTGAGAtgcaagagaaagagagttttAGGAAAACAATGACAAATGATGAATGTTTTCGATCGCTTCTagatttcttgtttttgtttcttggatGTCCTGTTCCTGTTCCTGTTCCTGTTCATGTTCATGTTCATGTTCATGCTTTGTTTCTTTTAGATATCAGAGATGGTTTTGTGGTCTGGGTGGATGTaattatatgtgtatatatatatcgtggatttttcttttttatttttagtttgaggAACTTTGTACAAAGCAATTCTCAGATTGgatctctttgtttttctttatctctctctctctctctctttctctttttcatttatgATTATTCAAAAGTGGCTTCGATCTGGAATTTCAACTTATGCTACTTGATTTgttacagaaaaagaaaaatctcatcAAAGTTTCTAGATTGGAATCGTTTGTTACTGTAGATTGAGGGATTTCACCTTCTGGATTGGAATCTCTCTCGATCCCTCTCAAACTCAGAAACGTCACAACATAGGAGATTCTCCTCCAACTGCTTCCTTAGCTATAGATTTTGGTGTTCTTGGGATCATCATAAACTGTGGTGGACCTTACTATTtgtattattaaaatttaatattaatttatcattAGTGATAATTTTAACAATCACatttatgataattttaatagtcacgtTCATTAcgagagaataaaaaaagatacGAGACTTTATTTTAACATTAATGACGGTCGgtgaattttatataaaatttctcACATTACTTATGCAATTCTAACAAATAATTACCCAATGATTTAAGTAgataaacttttttttgtttggaccAAATTAAGTTTACAAAAAGTGAGCCAGAGCCCACCAAATCCCACTCTAAATATACCAATTTCTTTATCAAATATAATGTTTTTGTTACCAAGAGTAGCGGTTTTAAAACATGAGTTTGACTTTTcgcaatgaaaatttatttacaCAAACTCAACATATCTAAAGAGATTATCCTCTCTAAAATATGTAGAATGATTTGGGGCAATTATGTAGGATAGTTATCCTGGGTTGAAGATGGAGAAGGTGACAAGTTGAGGATGGGTGGGTTCCACTAAAATtgacgtgaaaaaaaaaaaaaaaaaaatttggagaggGAGACAAAGTGacgtaggaaaaaaaataatttgcgcagaaagaaagaaaaaaaaaaaagacgttaGTCTTTTGGGAGCTCCGATACTATGTAAACTCAAAGAATGTATTATTTTTCACCTTGCTGTTTACAATTCAAATGTACAAACTTTCTTGAGATAATGTAATTTATCTgtatagttaattaatattaactGCTTTGAGAATTACTGATTTTTTTATGGGGTTGAGTGAAGTTATAACTCAATTGATTTTGAAGAAGCACCTAGCCTCTTGCCGTTCTTAGTAGTTCTCAATGGAAAcataataacaatatatataccCGTCCATATAATCTTTTGATGATGCTCATGTTAAGAAAATTTAGGATTAAATTCAACTTTCAACTATCCTAGCTATTGGTGTAGATCATGGAGTCAATAAGCCTaagcaatgaaaatgaaaaaattaagaatattctAGCATTAGCTACGATCATGATCACTGCGTGGGATGAATATTGAATTAAATTCtcacgatatatatatatatataaacacatgcTATTTTTGCATGAAAAATTGCCTCTTCTGCGGTATTAGCAAAGAAAAAAGCATGCAAGAAGCTACTTTGAATGAAGAAATAGCATCATCCAAGCAAAAAAGATGAATATTAATATCTAAAAAGATAAATTGCCCACCATTCAACCAAaaagtagtatatatataaaaaaaacaatggttattattaaattaatgatatatTTCTACAAAATATGtgctattatttatttatttatttatatagatGGTAACATTAAAAGAAATACTTCTACTAAATAGGTTCTCTAAGTACCTTCTACTATAAAGTatccatcaaagaaaaaaaagaaaaaaaaaaaaaaaaaaaaagtatccatCAAACATTggaatcatttttctttctagtttcgttttatttgtttacatttttcaTTTGGATAATTTCATGAAATTGCCTTGGAAGTGTAGTATTTCAAACTAATTTTAATAGATATACCATATCCTTATCCCATcctcaaaattttaacaaacaggTTATTTGCACtatttcaaattgagaaatactTCAAATACTATCATTCTCattctcaaactttcaaatacACACTCTTTGATGTGGTACTAAAAATTATCGttggattcaaaattcaatagttatgcatccaaaatttaatggtgatttttaaTGCCACAGTAGCAGCATGCATTTGAGAGCGTGAGAGTAAGAGTGTGTGtttctctttcaaattttgatccCTCCTTTCGTGCTCAAGTACTACTAATATGCCATCTTTGACTGATCATGTGCAAAATCTAACCCAAAAGTTGTTTAGTCTAGATCTTGGCCTGGCCTAGCTCTAAGAGTTTGTTTGAAAtcatgtttgaaaaatagagtttttgagTAAAAAGAaacgtttttttggcaaaaacttcatttttaagcttttaccaagagtgcgttttgatcatttttagagtaaaaaaaatacaagaaaaaaatacatttgaaattttttaccaaacatatataccaatttttgtttgacacgactttttaaatgctaaaagtactttttaagctctctaatgcaatctcaaacatgccctaGATATAAGATCAAAATGAACAAAGTAAGGCCATGTGTATATATTGTTTGAgtaaataatgttatttagtggATTCTTTTATAATTGTTATACAATTTGACGATGTACCAGTAAAAATTAGCCATTGAAttagcattttttaaaaaataaatgattaattttcactgtcatgtTATCTTAATTGTATGACAGTGATATAAGAATAtgctaaatagcattactcatattcCTTTATTAGAAATTGGTCAATAACACCAATTATATATTCATTGATTATGGCTATGGAAATTGTCACCACAATTAATCATTGATTTAGAAAAGTGTTAGGGTCCCTTTCGGTCGACCCACCACTATTCATATCAAAAGTAATAAGGATTAAATTATTGAGAAAATGTTGCATCTTCAATGATGGAGCTCTCACTAAGACATCATCCCCCACCATCTTGTCTACAACGTAATCGATCAAATTGCCTAATTTCGTGATAGGATGCACTGAACACTCTAtatggctaaaaaaaaaaaaaaaaaaaaacccaaaaatagaatatataataataatccaGGATTAATTTGGAGTGCGACGTCAATATTATTAGACAATTATAAGATAAACATTATAGTATCTAACATTACTTcgcttataattttttaaataaagaaaatagttagatatataggtgttgtttgttaaacaacatcacATTCTCCCAcattattcatctcatttttcaaaaaaatcaacatcaaaacattcccactttttatatcacatcatttactttttatattatatcatttactttttactactatttaaataaaaaaaatcattaccaaacaaaattttctcacttttcaatatacaactttttcacttttctatactaactattatactaatttttttcatcACCAATCATGAACAATGCATTGTAAAGCCATTGttatttaccaaacaaggcctatatataacttttattacaaagttagttacaaactgatgtgataatttataattaataaaataataaaaaaattgatatattagatttttttgtttaattattttatggaGTATGAACTCCCACTTAAATGTATAAATAATTtcataatataaatttataatactaGTAATGCTAGCTAGGGACCCtttttttatccttctaaaactgatgtgagttttaaaatcactattaaattttagatgaattatacttgaattttgatcaaatggtgattttgaaagccatattaactttaaaagaataaaaaaagaataaaaagatggtccctaaTATTATTCTTGTAATACCCCTAATACTAGCCTGAAATAAATGTAAATAAGGTAATTTACATGCATGAAGCTGGGTTTATGGTCATAATTAAGGGCAAAATGAGAGAGCACGTTAAGATTATATGAGGAAGgaatttattgatgtgatataaagtaaaaaaaaaaaaaaaaaatttgtgagagaaaagtgaaaaaaattatttggtaatgtgaaaaaaataaaatttgaagttaaattttttaaaagaaaactgaaaaatgCTTTGCCGAACACTGTGAGTGGACCGTCCTGTGAGAACATAATGAGACCATCCATATCCGATCACCCCACtcttttcaatatttattttcttaatcttttaaatttgtCCCTGTGGTGGACAAAACAAAATGACTCATAGTTCTAATTAGCTTAAATCCAACTGATCCACGTGTGAATTTGAAATCCATggaatgttttattttttaagaaatgctattttatatttttatatatattttttataatatattcgGTTGATGTGATATGTttaattcactttttattttttatttttataatttttaataaaattaatttaaaaatggaTCAAGCGTGAAtgcaaaatagttttttttttttttttttttttcaacactCCATGAAATGTATTTTGATTACAATCATTTTACAAAGTACACAAAATTCCTTCAAAttggtttgaagaaaaaaaaatttcaacctactctaataaaAAGAAGGGAAATGTTAGGTATTTTTTCAGTGTTTTCTTGGTATTCTCTCaactgtgatatgacttttaaaatcactaatagattaaaaatcaataatgataatcttaaatttaaccatgattttaaaagtcatatcacagttTGAGAACAcaagaagaacacctagcatttctctaaaaaaaaataatctaacATGTTATATTAAAGGACATTTGACATTTATTATAGTAGGTTGGAGAaagtttttatcttttataaaaaaaaaaaaaaaaatgatatgtgcTCTTCTGGTCGTAAAttgacatttttaaaaaaaattcaaatgaaaaaaataaagactttttgtttttttttgtttcacttaaaaaaattaatattcatttaaaatcaATAGAACACAAGAAATAATCATACATTTCTTTTTtacaaatgagaaaaaagaaaattcaatttcACACGTCCGGTGGGAAACCAAGCACCTGTCATTCCCCGTATGATGACGGGTCAATTTACACGGAGATGCGTGTCACCGACATCGCAGTCAAATTGGACCATCTGCTCCTCTGCAAGTTAGCCGCAACCATCTTTGACTTtggttctctttttcttttttgctttttcctcCTTTCCAGGTCGACAGACCACAATACTGGGCCTTTGAAACTGTGGAAAAGATTGGGCCAGTTGCTTGCAAACTTGATCAGTCTAATGGGTCTAAAATTCATCCTTGTTCCCATTTCTCATGTTCTACGAGGTAATAGTGTCTACTAATTTCCCAGCATTCTTGGAGAATGGTAATTCGGGTTGGTTGGTGTGTCTCATTGATTGACCCACTAACCCGTTAAGGGTTAATTCCAACACAATTCATTTAGTTAAACGGGTTAAATCTATTGACTATGATACAACCTATTTAAATAGGCAAGTGACATTGTACGACCCATTTGATAAATATGTTGTGTTGAGTTGATTAGAGCTTGGCAATTTTGATACGACCCGACAACTCGACTTGAACACGATACAAAATTATCGGGTTTGATTTTACTCTAAACGGGTCGACCTGTTTATGACCTGTTTATTTTGCTCTTAACGGGTCAACCTGCAGGTCACCCGTTGGTGATTTGTTACactcgtttatttatttatttattttttatttaccttTAACGGGTTTGGGTAATcactttcattttcaaaaaaaaaaaaaaaaaaaatttcactttcttggctaaacgggttaagcgggtcgtgttGGGTGATCTAAGAAATTGTTGTGTCTGGGTTTGGTGGGGCCGACCCGTTGGCAAAACGGGTCGTATTTGAATTTACCCTAAACAAGTCGCGGGTCATTATGGATTGACCTACCGACCTATTTTGCCACCTCTAGATTCGACCAAGCCGTATAACCCTACGAGTTACTGGGGACTGATTTGTTATaccaatttccttttctttcttctttcttgttgcCAACTGCACAAATGTGGCATGTTGTAATGAGATCCGCAAGCTTGCTTGCACCATTTGCTCAAATCTGGCTTCTTGTAATGAGAAACGCAAGCTTGCTTCTACCCGGTAATTTCTCACTTGTCTGCGTTCCAGAAATTTTTCGTCATTATTCACATTCCTTAAGCAACTGAGCCTTTCTATATatgagagatatttttgtctttaaaatttttgaggaGACAAACATATTGGTTCAATATAACTAACCGGTGGAAAGGATCTTAATTCTTATTTTGAGGTGTCTACCCTACACGGCAAAAACTTTACATAAGAGCATTATTTGCAGCCTcagcaaaattatttttagttattttagtgAGGTAATTTGGTGAAAATGTCTAAAAAGCCTCATCactttaatagaaaaaaaatagtgggtGAACAGAGTTTGAACTATTTACTCAcccattgaataaaaaaataattttcttagagcattcctagtagccttaccaaattttactcacccacttttggttattttgacaaCTCACATTTTTAGAGTACCCACAGCAACCTCACTATTTTGACAATCCACTTTTACtgttctatttaaatattatttttcaaagatatgtttattctttctttaacttttatatttttgaatgtttgtattttttcaatGGTCTATTTTAAGTatatttgtcttattctaatggtaatatttttaaaaatttgtaatttttctaatGGTCAGAAATGGCGAGACTCGAATTGATGAAGGATGAAATGCTGGAGAGAAATGACGCTCAGAAATGGCACCAAATgctgagagaaaagaaaaagagaagggagagaggctgcagagaaaaggaaaagaaaaagaaaaaaaagagagaaatgaaaagtataaaagaagagagagaaataagttgtttaatcaatagaCGAGTGAAtaatacttttttatatttgataagtactgtttattttactattttttttttgttaaagtagtgaaTTTGAACAATGGAGATTTAAACCACTTTTGTTAAATtccctcaccaaaataaccaaaaaatgattttggtgaGACTGCattaaaatacataaaattaaacttttggttattttggtaagtaaaatttggtgatgATGCTATTAATGCTCTAAAAAATAGCACTATttgcagcctcaccaaaattattttttggttattttgatgaGTCAATTCGGTGAAAATGCCTAAAACGTCTCATTTTCAGACCCACCActttgataaaaaagaaaaaagaaaaaagaaaaaagagagtgagtactattcactcaccaattgaataaaaatggtttctctctcctcctttaatagtaaaaaaaaaaaaaattgttgtaaaagaatatttaaatggaataatgaAAGTAGATTATTAAAATAGTGAAGCAGTTGggatgctttaaaaaaataaataattaaaatagaaaaaaaaatgtacttttaattattttggtgaaTAAAATTTAGTGATGGTCTAAAGATTAGAAAAGAAagattattaataaaataatatataatcttCTTATACGGCGTGTCGCGTATCTATCCATCAAATGGATGATGAACAGAGATAAACGGCGTATCGTTCGGTGGGAAACAcaatattttaaggaaaaaaaatattcactCACTCAGTACCGACATTCTGAGAGCTTCCCAGAGTGTGAAGTGAAGCCTCCTCTGCTCTTTCCTTTTACAACAGAACATGAAAAAGTACAACCTGGGATGTTGTTGTTCATCTTCAACATGTCTCATGCTCATATTTCTGGCCTCAAACCTCGCATGTGTACAAGGTTTTGACTCTCTTTTACAGCTCCCACAATCTGGGTCGGCCAGGATGCGGCCTAGATCCAAACGGGTCCTTTTTCTTGGCGACTTTGGTGCACAAGGAGATGGCCTTCATGATGATACAAAGGTATAGAAAATCCTTCAACTTGGGTTTCTTTTTCAGCTTCTTATAAAAGTATGTTTTTACTTTACCCGGGCGACCTATCattatttgaattcaaaatatattctttttataatgTATGCGAGCTGTCAttctaaattgattaatcaaTGGAGGTTGTTAAATAATATTCGAAGTTTTTTTTTGAGGAGGGGGAGgaataatcaaatcaaatcaaatattaattaattaattaatattgattAATCATTGGGATTTAGGAAGAGGGTTGGAAATACATTGCTCAAATCTTGTTGTTGAGTAATACTTTGATGATATCAGGCCTTCAAGGATGCTTGGGAAATAGCCTGTTCTTTCTCTCCAAGAGCAAGAATTGTAATTCCTGCTGGAAGAACTTTTCTGATTCATCCTATTGACATTGCTGGGCCTTGCCGATCAAAAATCACATTACAAGTATGTTCAAATTTCTGTTTATAAccaaattagacaaaaataatttatataagaTTATTGATATATTCAGTTTATTGGGTTATATTGTTAATAGATCTCTGGTACAATCATGGCACCCAAAGATCCTGGTGCCTGGTTTGGTATGAATCGACGTAAATGGCTCTACTTCCATGGGGTGAACCACCTTACTGTAGAAGGAGGAGGCACAATCAATGGGATGGGACAGGAATGGTGGGCACGGTCTTGCAAGACCAACTCCACAAATGTATTCATGTCTTGCTCCTTCAACCTGTTTCTTTTAAAGATTATATTGTTTGTCTGCTTATAATCACGAtggttaaatcatcacttatccttAAAAAAGGATGaatctaatcatttaattatattctaattCTCCCCTTCCAAGTGAAgctcaacatgtgaaatatttaactgaaatgggGGATAAACTATTGAATCAGGGTTCGAACTCAAGACCTTTGTTTTGAAAAcctttaatcattttaattatattctaacagtgGCTTCTTATTGTCTTGTGGCAGCCATGTCATCATGCTCCGACGGTTAGTGCTGCTGtgtttttggagaaattttCAGTTGGTTTCATTGATTTGATTGTTTCTGCTTTccattctttccatttttttttctcctaatatACTACAAAGAATTACACCGCAGGCCTTTACTTTCCATAGGTGCAAGTATTTGCATGTGAAGCACCTCAAGGTGGTTAATAGTCAACAAATGCACATGTCATTCACCAAGTGTCTTCGGGTTGTTGCAGCCCATCTCGATGTGATAGCACCTGCACGTAGCCCTAACACTGATGGAATTCACATCAGTGCTTCAAAAGGTGTTGAGGTCAAGGATAGCATAATCAGAACAGGTTGGTTATAACATAACACAAAAGGAGTTAAATCAGTTGGTTTTAGCCAAAGTTTCCAATAACATAGGCTCGTTTGATAACGTTTTTTAGAATGCACCTTTTAATTTTAGGTTGAAAAAATGGTCTAATGTGACATAAAGCTGAAAGTAGTTTTGTGTTTAAAGGTGTTGGCAAACGAGGCGGTTTTTGAAACTCCCTTTCACATAATTTTTCAGAAGAATGAACTTCAGACTACATAGCTAAGGCTTATATGGATGAGATTTTCATGCTAACATGCTTATTTGTGGTTTAGCTTTGAATATACAGATGCCTAGATTTTGACTGCCTTGAAACAAAATGTATCACTGAAATTCAAAGATAAATGTGTTCTTCCATTTAGCTGTTTCTTCATTTtctaatcaacccaaaaaagaagaaaaaaaactgcAGCATATTTCATTTACTGAAGTTCATAAATTTCTTTTCCATCCAAACAATGCACTGCTAATTGTCTTATGGAGAGATCTTAAACTGACTC
It contains:
- the LOC132186776 gene encoding probable polygalacturonase At1g80170, producing the protein MKKYNLGCCCSSSTCLMLIFLASNLACVQGFDSLLQLPQSGSARMRPRSKRVLFLGDFGAQGDGLHDDTKAFKDAWEIACSFSPRARIVIPAGRTFLIHPIDIAGPCRSKITLQISGTIMAPKDPGAWFGMNRRKWLYFHGVNHLTVEGGGTINGMGQEWWARSCKTNSTNPCHHAPTAFTFHRCKYLHVKHLKVVNSQQMHMSFTKCLRVVAAHLDVIAPARSPNTDGIHISASKGVEVKDSIIRTGDDCISIVSNSSRIRIRNIICGPGHGISIGSLGKSNSWSQVHDVVVDGAFLTNTANGVRIKTWQGGSGFATGISFQNVLMENVSNPIIVDQYYCDSRHPCANQTLAVKVANISFMHIRGTSATEEAIKLSCSDDFPCEGLYLEDIQLVSSCGGITRSFCWKAYGSSSGLVNPPACFSCSESYINQKVLLDSGIHSI
- the LOC132187486 gene encoding uncharacterized protein At1g15400-like, coding for MAGLQRSAVSFRRQGSSGFVWDDRFLTEELNKVNKKEDQEEGQQQAQKEQEKLDIKEVKAPNTIERSRSNGGARGYRTGKVSPAIEPPSPKVSACGFCSAFGKPPKKGGRRTNAGKLRSR